Proteins encoded by one window of Gouania willdenowi chromosome 4, fGouWil2.1, whole genome shotgun sequence:
- the elovl1b gene encoding elongation of very long chain fatty acids protein 1b isoform X3 — protein MSNTTVTMLQEIQEIGSNAMDIYNFVLAGFDPRLNNYLLMQSPVPMTVILLCYLFFVLYLGPRIMANRKPFQLKEAMIFYNFLLVALSIYIVYEFLMSGWATTYTWRCDAIDTSDSPQALRMVQVAWLFWFSKIIELMDTIFFVLRKKHGQITFLHIFHHSFMPWTWWWGICYAPGGMGSFHAMVNSSVHVIMYFYYGLSAAGPRFQKYLWWKKYMTAIQLIQFVLVSLHVTQYYFMDTCDYQFPMIIHLVWMYGTFFFVLFSNFWIQAYVKGKRLPKVQTKQVQNGTAMHANGKHHENGKSINHGAGNGTSKGTINGSAYCENGSAHMGKMKKA, from the exons AT GTCCAATACAACAGTCACTATGCTTCAAGAGATCCAGGAGATTGGCTCAAATGCCATGGATATCTACAACTTTGTTTTGGCAGGATTTG ATCCACGGCTGAACAATTACCTGTTAATGCAGAGTCCAGTTCCCATGACGGTCATATTGTTATGCTACCTATTTTTTGTACTCTACCTTGGACCTCGCATAATGGCCAATCGGAAGCCTTTTCAGCTTAAAGAAGCCATGATTTTCTACAACTTCCTGCTTGTTGCTCTATCAATATATATTGTGTATGAA tttttgatgTCTGGATGGGCCACAACGTATACTTGGAGATGTGATGCAATCGATACCTCTGACAGTCCTCAGGCACTTCGG ATGGTGCAGGTGGCTTGGCTCTTCTGGTTTTCCAAGATTATTGAGCTAATGGACACA ATTTTCTTCGTGTTGAGGAAAAAGCACGGACAGATTACCTTCCTGCACATCTTTCACCACTCCTTCATGCCCTGGACCTGGTGGTGGGGCATTTGCTACGCTCCTG GTGGAATGGGTTCTTTCCATGCCATGGTGAACTCCTCGGTCCACGTCATCATGTATTTCTACTACGGCCTTTCTGCAGCTGGACCTCGCTTCCAGAAGTACTTGTGGTGGAAGAAATACATGACTGCCATTCAACTG ATCCAGTTTGTTCTGGTTTCTCTCCATGTAACCCAGTATTACTTCATGGACACTTGTGACTACCAGTTCCCCATGATTATTCACCTTGTCTGGATGTACGGGACCTTTTTCTTTGTGCTCTTCTCTAACTTCTGGATCCAGGCCTATGTTAAGGGAAAGCGGTTGCCGAAGGTACAGACCAAGCAGGTTCAGAACGGCACGGCCATGCACGCAAACGGAAAACATCACGAGAACGGCAAAAGCATCAACCACGGGGCTGGCAACGGAACCAGCAAAGGCACCATCAACGGCTCTGCCTACTGTGAGAATGGCAGCGCTCACATGGGCAAGATGAAGAAAGCCTAA
- the elovl1b gene encoding elongation of very long chain fatty acids protein 1b isoform X1 — protein sequence MIVTALQEHFHSRSNTTVTMLQEIQEIGSNAMDIYNFVLAGFDPRLNNYLLMQSPVPMTVILLCYLFFVLYLGPRIMANRKPFQLKEAMIFYNFLLVALSIYIVYEFLMSGWATTYTWRCDAIDTSDSPQALRMVQVAWLFWFSKIIELMDTIFFVLRKKHGQITFLHIFHHSFMPWTWWWGICYAPGGMGSFHAMVNSSVHVIMYFYYGLSAAGPRFQKYLWWKKYMTAIQLIQFVLVSLHVTQYYFMDTCDYQFPMIIHLVWMYGTFFFVLFSNFWIQAYVKGKRLPKVQTKQVQNGTAMHANGKHHENGKSINHGAGNGTSKGTINGSAYCENGSAHMGKMKKA from the exons ATGATTGTAACTGCTTTACAGGAACATTTCCACAG caGGTCCAATACAACAGTCACTATGCTTCAAGAGATCCAGGAGATTGGCTCAAATGCCATGGATATCTACAACTTTGTTTTGGCAGGATTTG ATCCACGGCTGAACAATTACCTGTTAATGCAGAGTCCAGTTCCCATGACGGTCATATTGTTATGCTACCTATTTTTTGTACTCTACCTTGGACCTCGCATAATGGCCAATCGGAAGCCTTTTCAGCTTAAAGAAGCCATGATTTTCTACAACTTCCTGCTTGTTGCTCTATCAATATATATTGTGTATGAA tttttgatgTCTGGATGGGCCACAACGTATACTTGGAGATGTGATGCAATCGATACCTCTGACAGTCCTCAGGCACTTCGG ATGGTGCAGGTGGCTTGGCTCTTCTGGTTTTCCAAGATTATTGAGCTAATGGACACA ATTTTCTTCGTGTTGAGGAAAAAGCACGGACAGATTACCTTCCTGCACATCTTTCACCACTCCTTCATGCCCTGGACCTGGTGGTGGGGCATTTGCTACGCTCCTG GTGGAATGGGTTCTTTCCATGCCATGGTGAACTCCTCGGTCCACGTCATCATGTATTTCTACTACGGCCTTTCTGCAGCTGGACCTCGCTTCCAGAAGTACTTGTGGTGGAAGAAATACATGACTGCCATTCAACTG ATCCAGTTTGTTCTGGTTTCTCTCCATGTAACCCAGTATTACTTCATGGACACTTGTGACTACCAGTTCCCCATGATTATTCACCTTGTCTGGATGTACGGGACCTTTTTCTTTGTGCTCTTCTCTAACTTCTGGATCCAGGCCTATGTTAAGGGAAAGCGGTTGCCGAAGGTACAGACCAAGCAGGTTCAGAACGGCACGGCCATGCACGCAAACGGAAAACATCACGAGAACGGCAAAAGCATCAACCACGGGGCTGGCAACGGAACCAGCAAAGGCACCATCAACGGCTCTGCCTACTGTGAGAATGGCAGCGCTCACATGGGCAAGATGAAGAAAGCCTAA
- the elovl1b gene encoding elongation of very long chain fatty acids protein 1b isoform X2: protein MIVTALQEHFHRSNTTVTMLQEIQEIGSNAMDIYNFVLAGFDPRLNNYLLMQSPVPMTVILLCYLFFVLYLGPRIMANRKPFQLKEAMIFYNFLLVALSIYIVYEFLMSGWATTYTWRCDAIDTSDSPQALRMVQVAWLFWFSKIIELMDTIFFVLRKKHGQITFLHIFHHSFMPWTWWWGICYAPGGMGSFHAMVNSSVHVIMYFYYGLSAAGPRFQKYLWWKKYMTAIQLIQFVLVSLHVTQYYFMDTCDYQFPMIIHLVWMYGTFFFVLFSNFWIQAYVKGKRLPKVQTKQVQNGTAMHANGKHHENGKSINHGAGNGTSKGTINGSAYCENGSAHMGKMKKA, encoded by the exons ATGATTGTAACTGCTTTACAGGAACATTTCCACAG GTCCAATACAACAGTCACTATGCTTCAAGAGATCCAGGAGATTGGCTCAAATGCCATGGATATCTACAACTTTGTTTTGGCAGGATTTG ATCCACGGCTGAACAATTACCTGTTAATGCAGAGTCCAGTTCCCATGACGGTCATATTGTTATGCTACCTATTTTTTGTACTCTACCTTGGACCTCGCATAATGGCCAATCGGAAGCCTTTTCAGCTTAAAGAAGCCATGATTTTCTACAACTTCCTGCTTGTTGCTCTATCAATATATATTGTGTATGAA tttttgatgTCTGGATGGGCCACAACGTATACTTGGAGATGTGATGCAATCGATACCTCTGACAGTCCTCAGGCACTTCGG ATGGTGCAGGTGGCTTGGCTCTTCTGGTTTTCCAAGATTATTGAGCTAATGGACACA ATTTTCTTCGTGTTGAGGAAAAAGCACGGACAGATTACCTTCCTGCACATCTTTCACCACTCCTTCATGCCCTGGACCTGGTGGTGGGGCATTTGCTACGCTCCTG GTGGAATGGGTTCTTTCCATGCCATGGTGAACTCCTCGGTCCACGTCATCATGTATTTCTACTACGGCCTTTCTGCAGCTGGACCTCGCTTCCAGAAGTACTTGTGGTGGAAGAAATACATGACTGCCATTCAACTG ATCCAGTTTGTTCTGGTTTCTCTCCATGTAACCCAGTATTACTTCATGGACACTTGTGACTACCAGTTCCCCATGATTATTCACCTTGTCTGGATGTACGGGACCTTTTTCTTTGTGCTCTTCTCTAACTTCTGGATCCAGGCCTATGTTAAGGGAAAGCGGTTGCCGAAGGTACAGACCAAGCAGGTTCAGAACGGCACGGCCATGCACGCAAACGGAAAACATCACGAGAACGGCAAAAGCATCAACCACGGGGCTGGCAACGGAACCAGCAAAGGCACCATCAACGGCTCTGCCTACTGTGAGAATGGCAGCGCTCACATGGGCAAGATGAAGAAAGCCTAA
- the elovl1b gene encoding elongation of very long chain fatty acids protein 1b isoform X4: MLQEIQEIGSNAMDIYNFVLAGFDPRLNNYLLMQSPVPMTVILLCYLFFVLYLGPRIMANRKPFQLKEAMIFYNFLLVALSIYIVYEFLMSGWATTYTWRCDAIDTSDSPQALRMVQVAWLFWFSKIIELMDTIFFVLRKKHGQITFLHIFHHSFMPWTWWWGICYAPGGMGSFHAMVNSSVHVIMYFYYGLSAAGPRFQKYLWWKKYMTAIQLIQFVLVSLHVTQYYFMDTCDYQFPMIIHLVWMYGTFFFVLFSNFWIQAYVKGKRLPKVQTKQVQNGTAMHANGKHHENGKSINHGAGNGTSKGTINGSAYCENGSAHMGKMKKA, from the exons ATGCTTCAAGAGATCCAGGAGATTGGCTCAAATGCCATGGATATCTACAACTTTGTTTTGGCAGGATTTG ATCCACGGCTGAACAATTACCTGTTAATGCAGAGTCCAGTTCCCATGACGGTCATATTGTTATGCTACCTATTTTTTGTACTCTACCTTGGACCTCGCATAATGGCCAATCGGAAGCCTTTTCAGCTTAAAGAAGCCATGATTTTCTACAACTTCCTGCTTGTTGCTCTATCAATATATATTGTGTATGAA tttttgatgTCTGGATGGGCCACAACGTATACTTGGAGATGTGATGCAATCGATACCTCTGACAGTCCTCAGGCACTTCGG ATGGTGCAGGTGGCTTGGCTCTTCTGGTTTTCCAAGATTATTGAGCTAATGGACACA ATTTTCTTCGTGTTGAGGAAAAAGCACGGACAGATTACCTTCCTGCACATCTTTCACCACTCCTTCATGCCCTGGACCTGGTGGTGGGGCATTTGCTACGCTCCTG GTGGAATGGGTTCTTTCCATGCCATGGTGAACTCCTCGGTCCACGTCATCATGTATTTCTACTACGGCCTTTCTGCAGCTGGACCTCGCTTCCAGAAGTACTTGTGGTGGAAGAAATACATGACTGCCATTCAACTG ATCCAGTTTGTTCTGGTTTCTCTCCATGTAACCCAGTATTACTTCATGGACACTTGTGACTACCAGTTCCCCATGATTATTCACCTTGTCTGGATGTACGGGACCTTTTTCTTTGTGCTCTTCTCTAACTTCTGGATCCAGGCCTATGTTAAGGGAAAGCGGTTGCCGAAGGTACAGACCAAGCAGGTTCAGAACGGCACGGCCATGCACGCAAACGGAAAACATCACGAGAACGGCAAAAGCATCAACCACGGGGCTGGCAACGGAACCAGCAAAGGCACCATCAACGGCTCTGCCTACTGTGAGAATGGCAGCGCTCACATGGGCAAGATGAAGAAAGCCTAA
- the zfyve9b gene encoding zinc finger FYVE domain-containing protein 9 gives MLKFFTARDDENESLLGAITEDEGDKPSLQDTKHHWLNRPCLLVVKDGDVSKPGLGCGQIRLETPPKAVTEESIERKPAELPAKAASHSQLEEGCCTVTAISRWGEESSSPLMLSPAEAAWPDEEEEEEEEEEEEEEEEDVGEEKPQVLPSKEDSVIEEKELEESRQEGIASISQMETCGMDYQSQVKMTGSNEGDETHSHNAQTPGVDGAMGKDPNTDSQPSPVGVLSQDTGSVLGDIAPQWIPDAEAQVCMKCGVRFTFTRRRHHCRACGKVFCALCSNLKIRLTHLDGKEGRVCVTCHSTLMKRTPPRRKRRVWFADEILDQKQSESAPTTPVRGSTFSPLRHALGGPIKASVGSPQVRRSSRPRGTTSEARGANGWGTSALVSSSANLIPLDGLPPILTSTGVKGDYTVEEKPSETLLIQELESGRAKSLVFVLNANLLAMVKVVNYVNRKCWCVTTKGLHAMGQVEVVVLLQCLPEEKSFPKDIFSHFIQLYRDTLTGKVIQHLTLSQFGGSFLGSDEHAGFLYVRATLQSLQGLPLPNQPYLFGLLVHRAELAWAKVFPLRLMLRLGAEYRFYPCPLYSVRFRKPLFGEIGHTIMKLLVDFRNYRYSLPLVPGLTVDLEAQRTCIKIPNAGYNELMKSLSKSNEHVLAVGACFNETADSHLICVQADDGQYQTQAISIHNQPRKVTGSCFVIFSSALKASAGYLAKSSIVEDGLMVQITVETMAELRRSLREMKDYTVTCGRLDQSASQELVCLQWVEEKSTVNKGVISPIDGKSMESIISKKMFQKSEYKENGKIIRWTEVFYLQRGTRAKGAVIDSAEHNRLTERIARAFCLALCPHLKLLKEDGMAKLGLRVTFDPQEVGFVAGSNGLPLPAQYLNALDSVLIPVVHSRGRKRDEEPILMELIFYILENIT, from the exons ATGCTGAAGTTCTTCACTGCGCGGGATGATGAGAACGAGAGTCTGCTGGGAGCCATAACTGAGG ATGAAGGGGACAAACCATCTCTTCAGGACACAAAGCACCACTGGTTGAACCGTCCTTGCCTCCTGGTGGTCAAGGACGGGGATGTCTCCAAACCTGGACTTGGATGCGGGCAAATCAGGCTCGAAACTCCACCAAAGGCCGTCACAGAGGAATCAATCGAGCGTAAACCTGCTGAACTTCCTGCCAAAGCTGCATCTCACTCTCAGCTAGAAGAAGGCTGCTGCACTGTGACAGCAATCTCTAGATGGGGCGAAGAGTCGTCCAGCCCTTTGATGCTGAGCCCTGCTGAGGCTGCGTGGccagacgaggaggaggaggaggaggaggaggaggaggaggaagaagaagaggaagatgtAGGCGAGGAGAAGCCCCAGGTTCTTCCATCAAAGGAGGACTCTGTGATTGAAGAGAAGGAGCTGGAAGAAAGCAGACAAGAGGGGATTGCTTCTATTTCGCAGATGGAGACATGTGGGATGGACTACCAGAGCCAGGTCAAGATGACTGGATCTAATGAAGGAGATGAGACTCACTCACACAATGCCCAGACACCTGGTGTTGATGGAGCAATGGGAAAAGATCCTAATACTGACTCCCAGCCAAGTCCTGTTGGGGTTCTCTCCCAGGATACAGGCTCTGTTTTGGGGGACATCGCTCCACAGTGGATCCCTGATGCTGAAGCTCAGGTCTGCATGAAGTGCGGAGTCAGGTTTACCTTCACCAGGAGGAGGCACCACTGCCGTGCCTGTGGGAAG GTTTTTTGTGCACTTTGCTCCAATCTGAAGATCAGACTAACACATCTGGATGGAAAGGAGGGACGGGTTTGTGTTACCTGTCATTCAACCCTCATGAAAA GGACGCCTCCACGGAGGAAACGAAGGGTGTGGTTTGCGGATGAAATCCTTGATCAAAAGCAGTCAGAGTCAGCTCCGACCACGCCCGTCCGTGGATCCACCTTCTCACCACTGAGACACGCGCTGGGTGGGCCAATTAAAGCCTCTGTAGGGTCACCGCAGGTCAGGCGATCTTCCAGGCCACGTGGAACAACAAGT GAGGCCCGTGGTGCTAACGGCTGGGGAACCTCTGCTTTAGTGAGCAGCTCTGCCAACCTCATTCCCTTGGATGGTCTCCCACCCATTCTGACCTCTACAGGAGTCAAAGGAG ACTACACTGTGGAGGAGAAGCCATCTGAGACGCTGCTCATACAGGAGCTAGAGAGCGGAAGAGCCAAATCTCTGGTGTTTGTTCTCAATGCTAACCTCCTGGCAATGGTCAAAGTAGTCAACt ATGTTAACAGGAAGTGCTGGTGTGTGACAACAAAGGGACTGCACGCTATGGGTcaggtggaggtggtggtgcTGCTGCAGTGCCTGCCCGAAGAGAAGAGCTTCCCTAAGGACATCTTCAGTCACTTCATCCAGTTGTATAGAGATACACTCACAG GAAAGGTTATCCAACACCTGACTCTGTCCCAGTTTGGTGGTAGTTTCTTAGGAAGTGACGAGCATGCTGGTTTCCTGTACGTCCGTGCCACTCTCCAGTCCCTTCAAGGTCTTCCTCTGCCAAACCAGCCGTACCTCTTTGGCCTTCTGGTGCATCGAGCGGAGCTGGCCTGGGCCAAAGTGTTTCCTCTGCGTCTCATGCTGCGGCTGGGGGCAGAGTACAGAT TTTACCCGTGTCCTCTGTACAGTGTGCGCTTCAGGAAGCCCTTGTTCGGGGAAATAGGACACACGATAATGAAGCTGCTGGTG gACTTTAGAAATTACCGTTACAGTCTGCCACTGGTACCAGGGCTCACTGTGGATCTTGAAGCTCAGAGAACCTGTATAAAGATACCCAACGCTGGCTATAATGAG CTAATGAAGTCTTTGTCCAAATCCAATGAGCATGTGCTGGCTGTGGGTGCGTGCTTCAATGAGACTGCAGACTCCCACCTCATCTGTGTTCAAGCAGATGATGGCCAGTACCAGACCCAAGCCATCAGCATCCATAATCAGCCACGCAAAG TTACTGGGTCCTGTTTTGTTATATTCAGTAGTGCCCTGAAAGCCTCAGCTGGATACCTCGCCAAGTCCAGCATAGTGGAAG ACGGGTTAATGGTGCAGATCACCGTGGAGACCATGGCGGAGCTGCGTCGATCGCTACGGGAAATGAAAGACTACACTGTCACCTGTGGACGGCTCGACCAATCAGCGAGCCAGGAGCTTGTTTGTCTACAGTGGGTGGAAGAAAAAAGCACAGTGAACAAGGG AGTGATAAGTCCAATAGATGGGAAATCCATGGAGTCAATCATCAGTAAGAAGATGTTCCAGAAGTCTGAATACAAAGAAAATGGGAAGATCATCCGCTGGACTGAA GTGTTCTACCTGCAGAGGGGAACTCGTGCTAAAGGCGCTGTGATTGACTCTGCTGAGCACAACCGACTAACAGAGCGGATCGCCCGGGCATTCTGCCTGGCACTGTGTCCACACCTGAAACTGCTGAAGGAGGATGGGATGGCCAAACTGGGGCTGCGCGTCACCTTTGACCCTCAGGAG GTGGGATTTGTTGCTGGGAGCAATGGGCTGCCCCTCCCTGCTCAGTACCTCAACGCCCTGGATAGTGTGCTAATACCCGTCGTCCACAGCAGGGGGCGCAAGAGAGATGAGGAGCCCATTTTGATGGAACTGATCTTCTACATCCTTGAGAACAtcacgtaa
- the ptgfr gene encoding prostaglandin F2-alpha receptor: MSANRSSDASCRSEVSTASTTCSQSVSASVVSMSVGIFSNSLALFILIKSYNRIRIKSKASFLLFASSLVITDLLGHLINGSLVIFVYSFQKKWEDFDPHRIVCTLFGVCMVFFGLSPLFLGGVMAVERCIGVTRPIFHSTTLASHHMKRLLALIWLFAALVAMLPVLLWRPYKVQSSRSWCFFHMDKPKDWLDMLLPLLFSLLGLLALLLSIVGNTLTLSALLQARLQRKHHCRGTSYHIEMICQLLAIMLVSCVCWGPLLIRIIIVSTRATEEPGSLSLLTVIRMATWNQILDPWVYILLRKAVLRKIFEVCHTCFGTKSHDFHHWQRSGHCSVETSNSGIGAPDCRCLSQSPLSDTAIKYIS, encoded by the exons ATGTCGGCCAATAGGAGCTCAGACGCAAGCTGCCGGTCAGAGGTCAGTACAGCGAGCACCACCTGCAGTCAGTCCGTCAGTGCCTCTGTCGTCTCCATGTCTGTGGGCATCTTCTCCAACAGCCTGGCTCTCTTCATCTTGATCAAATCCTACAACCGCATCCGAATCAAGTCCAAGGCTTCCTTCCTACTGTTTGCCAGTAGCCTGGTGATCACAGACCTGCTGGGTCACCTCATCAATGGATCCCTGGTCATTTTTGTCTACAGCTTTCAAAAGAAATGGGAGGATTTTGACCCTCACCGCATTGTGTGCACCCTGTTTGGCGTGTGCATGGTGTTTTTTGGCCTCAGTCCCTTGTTCCTAGGGGGTGTCATGGCTGTGGAGCGTTGCATTGGAGTTACCAGACCCATATTTCACTCGACAACGTTGGCTTCCCACCACATGAAAAGGCTGTTGGCACTGATCTGGCTGTTTGCTGCCCTGGTAGCTATGTTGCCCGTTCTTCTATGGAGGCCCTACAAGGTGCAGAGTTCCAGGAGCTGGTGCTTCTTCCACATGGACAAACCTAAGGACTGGCTGGACATGCTCCTtcctttgctcttttctttGCTGGGACTGTTGGCGCTGCTGCTTTCCATTGTGGGCAACACACTCACACTGAGTGCTCTGCTACAGGCAAGACTTCAGCGAAAGCATCACTGTAGGGGTACATCGTACCACATAGAGATGATCTGCCAGCTCCTTGCCATCATGCTGGTTTCCTGTGTGTGCTGGGGGCCTTTACTG ATCCGGATCATTATTGTGAGCACCAGAGCCACAGAGGAACCCGGGTCTTTGAGCCTTCTCACTGTCATACGTATGGCCACGTGGAACCAGATCCTCGACCCTTGGGTCTACATCCTGCTGAGGAAAGCAGTGCTGAGGAAGATCTTTGAGGTGTGTCACACCTGCTTTGGCACAAAGTCTCACGACTTCCACCACTGGCAGAGGAGCGGGCACTGCTCGGTGGAAACCAGCAACTCTGGGATTGGTGCACCTGACTGTCGCTGCCTCAGTCAATCACCTCTTTCAGACACTGCCATTAAATATATCAGCTGA